A region from the Azospirillum thiophilum genome encodes:
- a CDS encoding branched-chain amino acid ABC transporter substrate-binding protein yields MLHLTTQSAAAADITVAVVGPMTGQYATYGDQLRRGAEKAVADINAKGGILGSKLQLIVGDDACDPKQAVAVANQMVARGVALINGHYCSSSSIPASAVYADAGTLQISPASTNPRFTDEAAAKKWINIFRISGRDDDQGATAARYIAEHFKGKRLAVIHDKTAYGKGLADEMKKAANALGIQEVLYDSINQGEKDFTPLISLLKQNAIDVVYFGGYHAEAGLIVRQAREQAFATRFIGGDTLMTEEFYTISGPAGDGTLMTFHPDPRKNPVAKPLVGQFQAQGIDPTGYTLYSYSVLQVFAEAAKTAGSVDMAKLSAVLKSGKSFDTAVGTLSFNQKGDVSRPDFVFYEWKNGAFSQL; encoded by the coding sequence ATGCTCCACCTGACCACCCAATCCGCCGCAGCGGCCGACATCACCGTCGCCGTCGTCGGCCCGATGACCGGACAATATGCGACCTATGGCGACCAGCTTCGCCGGGGAGCCGAGAAGGCGGTCGCCGACATCAACGCCAAGGGCGGGATTCTGGGAAGCAAGCTGCAGCTCATCGTCGGCGACGACGCCTGCGACCCCAAACAGGCGGTCGCGGTGGCCAACCAGATGGTGGCGCGCGGAGTGGCGCTGATCAACGGCCATTACTGCTCCTCGTCCTCCATCCCGGCCTCCGCGGTCTATGCCGATGCCGGCACCCTGCAGATCAGCCCGGCTTCGACCAACCCCCGCTTCACCGACGAGGCGGCAGCGAAGAAGTGGATCAACATCTTCCGCATCAGCGGGCGCGACGACGACCAGGGGGCGACCGCCGCCCGCTACATCGCCGAGCATTTCAAGGGCAAGCGCCTCGCCGTGATCCATGACAAGACGGCCTATGGCAAGGGGCTGGCCGACGAGATGAAGAAGGCCGCCAACGCCCTTGGCATCCAGGAAGTCCTCTATGACTCGATCAATCAAGGCGAGAAGGACTTCACGCCGCTGATCTCGCTGCTGAAGCAGAACGCCATCGACGTCGTCTATTTCGGCGGTTACCACGCGGAAGCGGGATTGATCGTCCGCCAAGCCCGGGAACAGGCATTCGCCACCCGCTTCATCGGTGGCGACACCCTGATGACGGAGGAATTCTACACCATCTCCGGGCCGGCGGGTGATGGGACGCTGATGACCTTCCACCCCGACCCGCGCAAGAATCCGGTGGCCAAGCCGCTCGTCGGGCAGTTCCAGGCGCAGGGCATCGATCCGACCGGTTACACGCTCTACAGCTACTCGGTGCTTCAGGTCTTCGCCGAGGCGGCGAAGACGGCCGGTTCGGTCGATATGGCGAAGCTGTCCGCCGTCCTGAAGAGCGGCAAATCCTTCGACACGGCAGTCGGCACCCTGTCCTTCAACCAGAAGGGCGATGTCTCCCGGCCCGACTTCGTGTTCTACGAATGGAAGAACGGCGCGTTCTCCCAGCTCTGA
- a CDS encoding branched-chain amino acid ABC transporter permease gives MDYFIQQLINGLSLGAIYGLIAIGYTMVYGIIGMINFAHGEIYMIGAFVALITFLAIGALGITWVPLALLIMLVASMLFTSVYGWTVERIAYRPLRSSPRLAPLISAIGMSIFLQNYIQILQGARSKPLQPILPGNLTLMDGAVSVSYVRLATIVITLVLMVGFTILINRTSLGRAQRACEQDKKMAGLLGVNVDRVISLTFVMGAALAAVAGMMVLLIYGVIDFYIGFLAGVKSFTAAVLGGVGSLPGAMLGGVVIGLIEAFWSGYVGSEWKDVATFSILVLVLIFRPTGLLGRPEIEKV, from the coding sequence TTGGATTATTTCATACAGCAATTGATCAACGGCCTGTCGCTCGGGGCGATCTACGGCCTGATCGCGATCGGCTATACGATGGTGTACGGCATCATCGGGATGATCAACTTCGCCCATGGCGAGATCTACATGATCGGTGCCTTCGTGGCGCTGATCACCTTCCTGGCGATCGGGGCGCTCGGCATCACCTGGGTGCCGCTGGCGCTGCTGATCATGCTGGTGGCCTCGATGCTGTTCACCAGCGTCTATGGCTGGACGGTCGAGCGCATCGCCTACCGGCCGCTGCGCTCCTCGCCCCGGCTGGCGCCGCTGATCTCGGCGATCGGCATGTCGATCTTCCTGCAGAATTACATCCAGATCCTCCAGGGCGCCCGCTCCAAGCCGCTGCAGCCCATCCTGCCCGGCAACCTCACCCTGATGGACGGTGCCGTCTCGGTCAGCTACGTCCGGCTCGCAACCATCGTCATCACCCTCGTCCTGATGGTCGGCTTCACCATCCTGATCAACCGCACCTCGCTGGGCCGCGCCCAGAGGGCCTGCGAACAGGACAAGAAGATGGCGGGGCTGCTCGGCGTCAATGTCGACCGCGTCATCTCGCTGACCTTCGTCATGGGCGCCGCGCTCGCCGCCGTCGCCGGCATGATGGTGCTGCTGATCTACGGCGTCATCGACTTCTACATCGGCTTCCTCGCCGGCGTGAAGAGCTTCACCGCAGCCGTGCTCGGCGGGGTCGGCTCGCTGCCCGGCGCCATGCTCGGCGGCGTGGTCATCGGCCTGATCGAAGCCTTCTGGTCCGGTTACGTCGGCTCCGAATGGAAGGACGTCGCCACCTTCTCCATCCTCGTCCTCGTCCTGATCTTCCGCCCGACCGGCCTGCTCGGCCGGCCCGAGATCGAGAAGGTGTAA
- the livM gene encoding high-affinity branched-chain amino acid ABC transporter permease LivM, with protein sequence MTSPSNTLSPSKAGAPARGVDWAATIKDAALAAFVALLLTVPLVGLRTVDRPTGLGIEARPEEVVASLLLVFLGRLGLGLIRQGMALPVLVLAVLCAGIGLVLPMPTQVLRLVLVLGGGVIALRAAMTVATGRSKLSQADRDRRMDRVAARVQHASRYIGPVAVAIAVVLPMTPLADRMLLDIGILLLTYIMLGWGLNIVVGLAGLLDLGYVAFYAVGAYSYALLAHYFGLSFWLCLPLAGVLAACSGVLLGFPVLRLRGDYFAIVTLGFGEIIRIILVNWYQFTGGPNGISGIPRPSFFGIAEFSRTPADGMAAFHEMFGLEFSPLHRIVFLYYLILALALVVNVFTLRVRKLPLGRAWEALREDDIACASLGINRTNMKLAAFAIAAMFGGFAGSFFATRQGFISPESFTFIESAIILAIVVLGGMGSQIGVVVATLLVIGLPEAFRELADYRMLAFGAGMVVIMLWRPRGLLAHRDPTILLHGGKTPAATGAAK encoded by the coding sequence ATGACCTCCCCCTCCAACACCCTCTCGCCGTCCAAGGCCGGGGCGCCGGCCCGCGGCGTCGACTGGGCCGCCACCATCAAGGACGCCGCGCTCGCCGCCTTCGTCGCACTTCTGCTCACCGTGCCGCTGGTGGGGCTGCGCACCGTCGACCGCCCCACCGGGCTGGGCATCGAGGCCCGGCCGGAGGAGGTCGTCGCCTCGCTGCTCCTGGTCTTCCTCGGCCGGCTCGGGCTCGGGCTGATCCGCCAGGGCATGGCGCTGCCGGTGCTGGTCCTGGCGGTCCTTTGCGCCGGCATCGGGCTGGTGTTGCCGATGCCGACCCAGGTGCTGCGGCTGGTGCTGGTGCTGGGCGGCGGCGTGATCGCGCTGCGTGCCGCCATGACGGTGGCCACCGGCCGATCCAAGCTGTCCCAGGCCGACCGCGACCGCCGCATGGACCGCGTCGCCGCCCGCGTCCAGCATGCCAGCCGCTACATCGGCCCGGTCGCCGTCGCCATCGCCGTCGTGCTGCCGATGACGCCGCTGGCCGACCGCATGCTGCTGGACATCGGCATCCTGCTGCTGACCTACATCATGCTGGGCTGGGGCCTGAACATCGTGGTGGGCCTGGCCGGCCTGCTCGACCTCGGCTATGTCGCCTTCTACGCCGTCGGCGCCTATTCCTACGCCCTGCTCGCCCATTATTTCGGGCTGAGCTTCTGGCTCTGCCTGCCGCTGGCGGGGGTGCTCGCGGCCTGCTCGGGCGTGCTGCTGGGCTTCCCCGTCCTGCGGCTGCGCGGCGATTACTTCGCCATCGTCACGCTGGGCTTCGGCGAGATCATCCGCATCATCCTGGTCAACTGGTACCAGTTCACCGGCGGCCCCAACGGCATCTCCGGCATCCCGCGGCCGAGCTTCTTCGGCATCGCCGAGTTCTCGCGCACGCCCGCCGACGGCATGGCCGCCTTCCACGAGATGTTCGGGCTGGAATTCTCGCCGCTGCACCGCATCGTCTTCCTCTATTACCTGATCCTGGCCCTGGCGCTGGTGGTCAACGTCTTCACGCTGCGGGTGCGCAAGCTGCCGCTGGGCCGGGCGTGGGAGGCGCTGCGCGAGGACGACATCGCCTGCGCGTCGCTCGGCATCAACCGCACCAACATGAAGCTGGCGGCCTTCGCCATCGCCGCGATGTTCGGCGGCTTCGCCGGCTCCTTCTTCGCCACCCGCCAGGGCTTCATCAGCCCGGAGAGCTTCACCTTCATCGAGTCGGCGATCATCCTGGCCATCGTCGTGCTGGGCGGCATGGGCAGCCAGATCGGCGTCGTGGTGGCGACGCTGCTGGTGATCGGTTTGCCCGAGGCGTTCCGCGAGCTGGCCGACTACCGCATGCTGGCGTTCGGCGCCGGCATGGTGGTGATCATGCTGTGGCGTCCGCGCGGCCTGCTGGCCCACCGCGACCCGACCATCCTCCTGCATGGCGGCAAGACGCCCGCCGCGACGGGAGCCGCGAAATGA
- a CDS encoding ABC transporter ATP-binding protein codes for MSAAMTEKPLLTAPLLTVEHLTMRFGGLVANNDVSFEARAGEITALIGPNGAGKTTLFNCVTGFYTPTVGRLCLRHPEGREFLLERMPGYRIAQLAGVARTFQNIRLFGGMSVLENLIVAQHNKLMRASSFAIGGLLGLPSYRRAEHEAVELAKYWLERVRLTEFADWEAGNLPYGAQRRLEIARAMCTEPVLLCLDEPAAGLNPRESGELAEILTFIRDVRTPQGHRTGVLLIEHDMSVVMRISDHVVVLDYGRKISDGDPEHVKNDPAVIRAYLGEDEDEALPPEVAADLHLPPTAGQTSAQKGA; via the coding sequence ATGAGCGCCGCGATGACTGAAAAGCCCCTGTTGACGGCCCCCCTGCTGACGGTCGAGCACCTGACCATGCGCTTCGGCGGCCTGGTGGCGAACAACGACGTGTCGTTCGAGGCGCGGGCGGGCGAGATCACCGCGCTGATCGGCCCGAACGGCGCCGGCAAGACGACGCTGTTCAACTGCGTCACCGGCTTCTACACGCCGACCGTGGGGCGGCTGTGCCTGCGCCACCCGGAAGGCAGGGAGTTCCTGCTGGAGCGGATGCCGGGCTACCGCATCGCCCAACTGGCGGGGGTGGCGCGCACCTTCCAGAACATCCGGCTGTTCGGCGGGATGAGCGTGCTGGAGAACCTGATCGTCGCCCAGCACAACAAGCTGATGCGGGCGTCGAGCTTCGCCATCGGCGGGCTGCTCGGGCTGCCGTCCTACCGCCGGGCCGAGCATGAGGCGGTGGAGCTGGCGAAATACTGGCTGGAGCGGGTGCGGCTGACCGAGTTCGCCGACTGGGAGGCCGGCAACCTGCCCTATGGCGCCCAGCGGCGTCTGGAGATCGCGCGCGCCATGTGCACCGAGCCGGTGCTCTTGTGCCTGGACGAGCCGGCGGCCGGGCTGAACCCGCGCGAGTCGGGGGAGCTGGCCGAGATCCTGACCTTCATCCGCGACGTCCGCACGCCGCAGGGGCACCGGACCGGCGTTCTGCTGATCGAGCATGACATGAGCGTGGTGATGCGGATTTCCGACCATGTTGTGGTTCTGGATTATGGCCGGAAGATTTCCGACGGCGATCCGGAGCATGTGAAGAACGACCCTGCGGTGATCCGCGCCTATCTGGGCGAGGACGAGGACGAGGCGTTGCCGCCGGAGGTGGCGGCCGACCTGCACCTGCCGCCCACCGCGGGCCAGACCAGCGCGCAGAAGGGAGCCTGA
- a CDS encoding ABC transporter ATP-binding protein encodes MLKVSGVHTFYGAIEALKGIDIEIGAGEIVSLIGANGAGKSTLLMTICGSPRARQGRVFFEGEDITDLPTHEIVRRGIAQSPEGRRIFPRMTVLENLQMGSIVAQPGSFERELERVLTLFPRLKERINQRAGTMSGGEQQMLAIGRALMSQPRLLLLDEPSLGLAPLIVKQIFQVIKEINREQKMTVFMVEQNAFHALKLAHRAYVMVTGKITMTGTGAQLLADPEVRAAYLEGGH; translated from the coding sequence ATGCTGAAGGTATCGGGCGTGCACACCTTCTACGGCGCGATCGAGGCGCTGAAGGGGATCGACATCGAGATCGGCGCCGGCGAGATCGTGTCGCTGATCGGGGCCAACGGGGCCGGCAAGTCGACGCTGCTGATGACGATCTGCGGCAGCCCGCGGGCACGCCAGGGCCGGGTGTTCTTCGAGGGCGAGGACATCACCGACCTGCCCACCCACGAGATCGTGCGGCGCGGCATCGCGCAAAGCCCGGAGGGGCGGCGCATCTTCCCGCGGATGACGGTGCTGGAGAATCTGCAGATGGGCTCGATCGTGGCCCAGCCCGGCAGTTTCGAGCGCGAGCTTGAGCGGGTTCTGACGCTGTTCCCGCGTCTGAAGGAGCGGATCAACCAGCGGGCCGGCACGATGTCGGGCGGCGAGCAGCAGATGCTGGCGATCGGGCGGGCGCTGATGAGCCAGCCGCGGCTTCTGCTGCTGGACGAGCCGAGCCTGGGTCTGGCGCCGCTGATCGTGAAGCAGATCTTCCAGGTGATCAAGGAGATCAACCGGGAGCAGAAGATGACGGTGTTCATGGTGGAGCAGAACGCGTTCCACGCGCTGAAGCTGGCGCACCGGGCCTATGTGATGGTGACGGGGAAGATCACGATGACGGGGACGGGGGCGCAGCTTCTGGCCGACCCGGAGGTGCGCGCCGCCTATCTGGAAGGGGGGCATTGA
- a CDS encoding DUF6867 family protein → METILGSSVPVFVFLTVLVFGGCGVLTGQTLAEGWKPVSNVLAYSLLLGAGDRFLAWGLFGEQLLAPWGFLVHTVVIGLITLTAHRIAIARRMVNQYPWLYEPAGPFAWRERNPARG, encoded by the coding sequence ATGGAGACGATCCTGGGGTCGTCGGTTCCGGTGTTCGTGTTCCTGACGGTGCTGGTGTTCGGCGGCTGCGGGGTGCTGACCGGCCAGACGCTGGCGGAGGGCTGGAAGCCGGTGTCGAACGTGCTTGCCTATTCGCTCTTGCTGGGGGCGGGCGACCGTTTCCTGGCCTGGGGGCTGTTCGGCGAGCAACTGCTGGCTCCGTGGGGCTTCCTCGTCCACACGGTGGTGATCGGGCTGATCACCCTGACCGCCCACCGCATCGCCATCGCACGCCGCATGGTCAACCAGTACCCGTGGCTCTACGAACCCGCAGGGCCCTTCGCTTGGCGCGAACGCAACCCCGCCCGCGGGTGA